A part of Caldicellulosiruptor owensensis OL genomic DNA contains:
- a CDS encoding DUF3794 and LysM peptidoglycan-binding domain-containing protein, whose amino-acid sequence MEKRFERVEYINVYGSDSQKVIVEGEILLPEIKPDAVKVLQTDSEILITNVEVLNDRVVVQGEIEFKVIYLSSDPQKKVASVSSSAEFTKTFDMLGVRPAMAYEVKDDLIYTFCSPISPRKLSAKAIAEITVLVKAPATIEYLTDIEEHSIKYLKEKISISNPRSITEVISKKEILEIPQGKPSIREILQCFARLSDKNIKFDRKKITFDLKVDLKTLYSPDVGQTPIEMVEHEILIQHYFELSDSPDDVEPVVKFYIKSFKVLPKTDEIGELRRIEYDIAIEAEITFHDVKTIEPIVDVYSTEYEIKDSKKLLSIEQFVGKGRHVHLLKDTVLLPTEPEEVFSVSGRIEIDLIKPEKNKVNIKGVAVVFLIYLSKDSQDIIKNTTTQIPFDVKLDMEGAEETDRAFANIEIENISFSIISTSEVELRIHLAVEVWVKRGLSIEILSDVEIVEEIKKEDERLASVYIYTVQKGDTLWKIAKKYRTTVEKIIDFNQIEKEEIMPGQKLLIVK is encoded by the coding sequence TTGGAAAAGAGGTTTGAAAGGGTTGAATACATTAATGTCTATGGCTCAGATTCGCAAAAGGTAATTGTTGAAGGCGAGATTTTGCTTCCAGAGATAAAACCGGATGCTGTGAAAGTCCTTCAGACTGATAGTGAAATTCTTATTACAAATGTTGAGGTTTTAAATGACAGAGTAGTTGTTCAGGGCGAAATAGAGTTTAAAGTAATTTATCTCTCCTCTGATCCGCAAAAGAAGGTTGCTTCTGTTTCAAGCTCAGCAGAATTCACAAAGACATTCGATATGTTGGGAGTAAGACCTGCGATGGCATATGAGGTCAAAGATGATCTTATTTATACCTTTTGTTCTCCTATAAGTCCGCGCAAACTTTCTGCCAAAGCAATTGCAGAAATTACAGTTTTGGTAAAAGCACCAGCTACTATTGAGTATCTTACTGACATTGAAGAACATTCAATAAAGTATTTAAAAGAAAAAATCTCAATTTCAAATCCCCGAAGCATAACAGAAGTGATTTCAAAAAAAGAGATTTTAGAGATCCCTCAGGGCAAACCTTCCATCAGAGAAATATTGCAATGTTTTGCAAGGCTTTCAGACAAGAATATCAAGTTTGACAGGAAAAAGATTACCTTTGACTTAAAAGTTGACTTAAAAACTCTCTATTCACCAGATGTTGGGCAAACTCCTATTGAGATGGTTGAACATGAGATATTAATTCAGCACTACTTTGAACTTTCAGATAGTCCTGACGATGTAGAACCGGTTGTTAAATTTTATATCAAAAGCTTCAAGGTTTTGCCCAAGACTGATGAAATAGGTGAACTTCGCAGGATAGAGTATGATATAGCTATTGAAGCTGAGATAACATTTCATGATGTAAAAACTATTGAGCCTATTGTTGATGTATATTCAACAGAGTATGAGATAAAGGATTCAAAGAAACTGCTCAGCATAGAACAGTTTGTTGGGAAAGGTCGGCATGTGCATCTTTTAAAAGACACAGTGTTATTACCTACCGAACCTGAAGAAGTCTTTTCTGTATCTGGAAGGATAGAAATCGATCTTATAAAACCAGAAAAGAATAAGGTAAATATTAAAGGTGTTGCTGTTGTCTTTTTAATTTATCTTTCTAAAGACTCACAGGATATCATAAAAAATACAACCACGCAAATTCCTTTTGATGTGAAATTAGATATGGAAGGTGCAGAGGAAACAGACAGAGCTTTTGCAAATATCGAAATAGAAAACATATCATTTTCCATTATTTCTACATCAGAAGTTGAACTGAGGATTCATCTTGCAGTTGAAGTGTGGGTAAAAAGAGGACTTTCAATTGAGATTTTGTCCGACGTTGAGATTGTAGAAGAGATAAAAAAAGAAGATGAAAGGCTTGCAAGCGTGTACATTTATACTGTCCAGAAAGGTGACACTCTGTGGAAAATAGCAAAAAAATACAGAACAACAGTAGAAAAAATTATTGATTTTAATCAAATAGAAAAGGAAGAAATTATGCCCGGTCAAAAACTTTTAATAGTAAAATAG
- a CDS encoding Veg family protein, whose protein sequence is MVDKLHLQQLKKDIEALKGEKVLIRANKGRKKMIEVEGILENTYSNIFVVKFPIDRECKQYRCVTYTYSDLITNTVEIILCKTNTKVSVM, encoded by the coding sequence GTGGTTGATAAACTTCACCTTCAACAGCTGAAAAAAGACATTGAAGCCCTAAAAGGCGAAAAGGTTTTAATTCGTGCCAATAAAGGACGTAAAAAAATGATTGAGGTTGAAGGTATTTTGGAGAACACTTATTCAAATATCTTTGTTGTCAAGTTTCCGATTGACAGAGAATGTAAACAGTACAGGTGTGTGACATACACCTATTCTGATCTTATTACAAACACAGTAGAAATTATACTTTGTAAGACAAATACAAAGGTAAGTGTTATGTAA
- the bioB gene encoding biotin synthase BioB — protein MLNFLQSVQFVKEVEKMIVEYERDINFNETIILYEIAKHDPELIINLAKNIKQHYFKNTIELCSIYPAKVGLCSQDCKFCSQSIHHSCSIEIKNLAMLDEVIEYLENIVPFPVKRFSLVTSGERLNDLEFEKILEIYSYISKNYNILLCASLGFLTQEKAKKLLKAGVVKYHNNLETSSTYFKNICSTHTQQQKKETLKIAKETGLQICSGGIISMGEDMIERIKLAFELRELDVDSVPINILNPIKGTPFEDMKIIDANEIFMTLALFRIVLPKKTILLAGGKENALKDMEKIAYECGINGCMVGNYLTTQGMGIKDKVEMLESLGLKVQSNIQKLNY, from the coding sequence TTGCTGAATTTTCTTCAATCAGTTCAATTTGTTAAAGAAGTTGAAAAAATGATAGTTGAGTATGAGAGAGATATTAATTTTAATGAAACAATTATACTTTATGAAATCGCAAAACATGATCCAGAACTGATAATAAATCTTGCCAAAAACATAAAACAACATTATTTTAAAAATACAATTGAGCTCTGTTCAATTTATCCTGCAAAGGTAGGACTTTGTTCGCAAGATTGCAAGTTTTGCTCTCAGTCTATTCATCACAGCTGTTCAATTGAGATAAAAAATCTTGCTATGCTTGATGAGGTAATAGAGTATCTTGAAAATATAGTACCTTTCCCAGTAAAAAGATTCTCCTTAGTCACAAGCGGAGAAAGGCTTAATGATTTAGAATTTGAGAAAATCTTAGAGATCTATTCATATATCTCAAAAAATTATAACATTCTTTTGTGTGCATCGCTCGGCTTTCTTACTCAAGAAAAGGCTAAAAAATTATTGAAAGCTGGGGTTGTAAAGTATCACAATAACTTAGAGACATCCAGCACATATTTTAAAAATATCTGTTCCACCCATACTCAGCAGCAAAAGAAAGAGACTTTAAAAATTGCAAAAGAAACAGGGCTTCAAATCTGCAGCGGTGGAATAATCTCAATGGGTGAGGACATGATTGAAAGAATAAAGCTTGCTTTTGAGCTAAGAGAACTTGATGTTGACTCTGTTCCAATTAATATATTGAACCCAATAAAAGGCACACCTTTTGAAGATATGAAGATAATAGATGCAAATGAGATTTTTATGACACTTGCCTTGTTTAGAATTGTACTTCCAAAAAAGACCATTCTTCTTGCAGGTGGAAAGGAAAATGCACTAAAGGATATGGAAAAGATAGCATACGAATGCGGTATAAATGGCTGCATGGTTGGAAACTATCTTACAACACAAGGAATGGGAATAAAAGATAAGGTAGAGATGTTAGAGAGTTTGGGCTTAAAAGTTCAAAGTAATATCCAAAAGCTTAACTACTAA
- the bioA gene encoding adenosylmethionine--8-amino-7-oxononanoate transaminase has protein sequence MLNEWQQRDLKYIWHPCSQMKDYEELPPIVIEKGQGVWLYDIEGNRYLDAISSWWTNLFGHCNYRLNIALKTQVDKLEHVIFANFSHKPAIELSQKLVKITPKGLEKVFFSDDGSTSVEVALKMSFQYHQQKGNYTKLKFACFTNSYHGETLGALSVGSIDLYSKIYKPIMKESIKIQGPDCFRCKYHKTRYSCNVECFEEVEKVLEKYHKEICAVIIEPIIQCAGGMKIYPPKFLKLLREACTSYDVHLIADEIAVGFGRTGKMFACEHAEITPDFLCLSKGLTAGYMPLAVTLTTQEIFDSFYADYAELKAFLHSHSYTGNPLACAVALESLKIFEEYNVLKKINKKATYLEELARETFENHRFVGEYRQFGFIGAIELVEDKATKKKFGWRKRVGYHIYKIALKKGLLIRPLGNVIYFMPPFVIEKDEIDFMINSTLEAINQFFGL, from the coding sequence ATGTTAAATGAATGGCAACAAAGAGATTTAAAGTATATTTGGCATCCATGCTCACAAATGAAGGATTACGAAGAACTACCTCCTATTGTTATAGAAAAAGGTCAGGGAGTATGGCTATACGATATTGAAGGAAATAGATATCTTGACGCAATCTCTTCTTGGTGGACAAATCTTTTTGGACATTGTAATTATAGATTAAATATTGCTCTCAAAACTCAAGTAGATAAGTTAGAACATGTAATATTTGCAAACTTTTCACACAAACCAGCTATTGAATTATCTCAAAAATTAGTTAAAATAACCCCAAAGGGATTGGAGAAAGTATTCTTTTCTGATGATGGTTCAACGTCTGTCGAAGTTGCTCTTAAAATGAGTTTTCAATATCATCAACAAAAGGGGAATTATACAAAGCTCAAGTTTGCATGTTTTACCAATTCATATCATGGAGAAACCTTAGGTGCATTGTCTGTTGGAAGTATAGATCTGTATTCAAAGATATATAAACCTATTATGAAGGAATCTATAAAAATTCAAGGTCCTGATTGTTTTAGATGTAAATACCACAAAACAAGATATAGCTGCAATGTAGAATGTTTTGAAGAAGTAGAAAAGGTTTTAGAAAAGTACCATAAAGAGATTTGTGCTGTGATAATTGAACCAATTATCCAATGTGCAGGTGGTATGAAAATTTACCCACCTAAATTTTTAAAACTATTGCGAGAGGCATGCACCAGCTATGATGTTCATCTTATTGCAGATGAGATAGCTGTTGGATTTGGTAGAACAGGAAAGATGTTTGCATGTGAACATGCAGAAATAACTCCAGACTTTTTGTGTTTGTCAAAAGGTTTGACTGCTGGATATATGCCGTTGGCAGTAACACTTACCACTCAAGAAATTTTTGATTCGTTTTATGCTGACTATGCTGAACTGAAAGCTTTTTTGCATAGTCATAGCTATACTGGAAATCCTCTTGCTTGCGCAGTTGCTTTAGAATCATTAAAAATATTTGAGGAATACAATGTTCTCAAGAAAATAAATAAAAAAGCAACCTACCTTGAGGAACTTGCCAGAGAAACTTTTGAGAATCATAGGTTTGTGGGTGAGTATAGGCAATTTGGATTTATTGGAGCAATTGAGCTTGTTGAAGATAAGGCTACTAAAAAGAAATTTGGTTGGAGAAAGAGAGTAGGATATCACATTTATAAAATTGCTTTGAAAAAAGGGTTGCTTATTCGTCCTCTTGGAAATGTAATATATTTTATGCCACCGTTTGTTATTGAAAAAGATGAAATTGATTTTATGATTAATAGTACTCTTGAAGCAATAAATCAATTTTTTGGACTGTAG
- the bioD gene encoding dethiobiotin synthase, producing MKAVYVIGTDTNVGKTFVCAGLCWALKEKGYNIGYFKPVLSGATRREKLLVPQDTKFVVDFARIRGNIYRLTPFIFEKPASPHIAASDENVDINVNQIKQIYKDLLHEYKFIVIEGCGGLAVPLKEEKDQFYMQYQLIKEICNNVILVSTTRLGTINHTLLTVEFAKAYGLNLKGIIVNMYKNKPDEDKVINTITKITNIPILAKVDFINDFPSDVNKNTFKNVFKKCFDDKTIMKIMEVFEC from the coding sequence TTGAAAGCTGTTTACGTTATTGGGACAGACACTAATGTTGGAAAAACGTTTGTATGTGCAGGACTCTGTTGGGCTTTAAAAGAAAAAGGATATAACATAGGATATTTCAAGCCAGTGCTAAGTGGAGCTACAAGAAGAGAAAAATTGTTAGTACCTCAAGACACAAAATTTGTAGTTGATTTTGCAAGAATAAGGGGAAATATTTACAGACTTACACCATTTATATTTGAAAAACCAGCATCTCCTCATATAGCCGCAAGTGATGAAAATGTAGATATCAATGTTAATCAAATAAAACAAATCTATAAAGATTTGTTACATGAATATAAATTTATAGTAATTGAAGGTTGTGGTGGATTGGCAGTGCCACTGAAAGAAGAGAAAGATCAATTTTATATGCAATATCAATTGATAAAAGAAATTTGTAACAATGTTATATTAGTTTCTACGACAAGATTAGGAACAATTAATCACACTCTCTTGACAGTTGAGTTTGCAAAAGCTTATGGACTTAATTTAAAAGGAATCATAGTAAATATGTATAAGAATAAACCTGATGAAGATAAGGTAATAAATACAATAACAAAGATTACCAACATTCCAATATTAGCCAAAGTAGACTTTATAAATGATTTTCCAAGTGATGTAAATAAGAATACATTTAAAAATGTTTTTAAAAAATGCTTTGATGATAAGACAATAATGAAGATAATGGAGGTTTTCGAATGTTAA
- a CDS encoding biotin transporter BioY translates to MNTKSICLVSLFAVLTAVGAYIKIPIPYVPFTLQLLFCLLAGLLLGSKLGALSQVVYIATGLLGAPIFAEGGGLLYILKPTFGYLIGFIVCAYVTGYISHLKQSKNVSINIIGSLIGLFFVYLLGVSYLYVIYNFYLKTPKTISWALYWGFLVCVPGDIFLCIVASIVAKRLKPMLEKALLTNTKYLREIK, encoded by the coding sequence ATGAATACAAAAAGTATTTGCTTGGTTTCACTCTTTGCAGTCTTGACTGCTGTAGGAGCTTATATAAAAATTCCTATTCCTTATGTACCGTTTACTCTTCAGCTTTTGTTTTGTCTGTTGGCAGGTCTTCTTTTAGGTTCTAAACTTGGTGCCCTCTCTCAGGTAGTATATATTGCAACTGGATTACTTGGTGCTCCAATCTTTGCAGAAGGTGGAGGACTGTTGTATATATTAAAACCAACCTTTGGTTATCTTATTGGTTTTATCGTTTGTGCGTATGTAACTGGCTATATATCGCATTTGAAGCAAAGCAAAAATGTAAGTATAAACATAATAGGTTCATTGATTGGCTTATTTTTTGTATACTTATTGGGAGTTAGTTATCTGTACGTAATTTACAACTTTTACCTAAAAACACCTAAAACCATTAGTTGGGCTTTGTACTGGGGATTTTTGGTATGTGTGCCGGGAGATATATTTTTATGTATCGTTGCTTCCATTGTTGCAAAAAGGTTAAAACCAATGTTAGAAAAGGCTTTACTTACCAATACAAAATATTTACGAGAAATTAAATGA
- the metE gene encoding 5-methyltetrahydropteroyltriglutamate--homocysteine S-methyltransferase: MISVVGFPRIGQNRELKKWLESYLDKKLSKEELIQNSKNLKKTHWHLQKEYGVDLVPSNDFSFYDTFLDHAMLVGSIPEEYKAVFSDDLELYFALAKGYQDQNIDLKALPMKKWFFTNYHYLVPEINKNTKFELASTKPFDEFVEALSIGIKTKPVIIGALTFMKLSKKSNVDMYDKSLWEKLLDVYIKILKRFEELGSEFIQIDEPILVTDLNAKDIEFFESFYRSLLLQKGEIKVILQTYFGDVRDCFEKIILLDFDAIGLDFVDGKFNLELIKKFGFPQEKLLFAGVVNGRNVFKNNYKNTLELLNMLSSFVDKKNIVISTSCSLLFVPYSLKFETQLDSNKKKFLAFAEEKLKELSELKLLFSQENFTANSIYVQNVQLFEELEKNKLSDVSTAVNNLTDDDFERKPRFEERIKLQKEVLNLPQLPTTTIGSFPQTQDVRSARSKLKKGEITFEEYESFIKSKIERVIKLQEEIGLDVLVHGEYERNDMVEFFGEKLEGFLITQNGWVQSYGTRCVKPPIIFSDIKRKKSLTVEYIKYAQTLTSKPVKGILTGPVTILNWSFVREDIPLKNVAFQLALAIKEEVLELEKEGVKIIQIDEAALIEKLPLRKCYHKDYLDWAIKAFKLTCSKVKPETQIHTHMCYSNFDELLDEIAKMDVDVITFEAAKSDFTLLDSINKSNLKSEVGPGVFDVHSPRIVSKEEIKKLILKMIEKVGKDRLWVNPDCGLKTRKEEEVLPTLQNMVLAVWEIRNNI; the protein is encoded by the coding sequence ATGATTTCAGTTGTCGGTTTTCCAAGAATAGGACAGAATAGAGAACTCAAAAAATGGCTTGAGAGCTATCTTGACAAAAAGCTTTCAAAAGAAGAGCTCATTCAAAACTCAAAAAACTTGAAAAAGACTCACTGGCATCTTCAAAAAGAGTATGGTGTTGATCTGGTACCATCAAATGATTTTTCGTTCTATGACACTTTTTTAGACCATGCAATGCTTGTAGGCTCAATACCCGAGGAATACAAGGCGGTTTTCTCAGATGATCTCGAGCTCTACTTTGCGCTTGCAAAGGGGTATCAAGACCAAAACATTGACCTTAAAGCTTTGCCTATGAAAAAGTGGTTCTTTACAAATTACCACTATCTTGTACCTGAAATCAATAAAAATACAAAATTTGAACTTGCATCAACAAAACCTTTTGATGAATTTGTCGAAGCACTTTCAATAGGAATTAAAACAAAACCTGTAATAATCGGTGCTCTTACTTTTATGAAGCTTTCAAAAAAATCAAATGTGGATATGTATGATAAATCTTTATGGGAAAAACTGCTTGATGTATACATTAAAATACTAAAAAGATTTGAAGAGTTAGGTAGTGAGTTTATTCAAATAGATGAACCAATACTTGTCACAGATTTGAATGCAAAAGATATAGAATTTTTTGAAAGTTTTTACCGCAGCCTTCTTCTTCAAAAAGGAGAAATAAAGGTAATTCTTCAAACCTATTTTGGAGATGTTAGAGACTGCTTCGAAAAGATAATCCTGCTTGACTTTGACGCAATTGGCCTTGACTTTGTTGATGGAAAGTTCAATTTAGAGCTAATTAAAAAATTTGGTTTCCCACAGGAAAAGCTTTTATTTGCCGGGGTTGTAAACGGCAGAAATGTGTTTAAAAATAACTACAAAAACACCCTTGAGCTCTTAAATATGCTCTCCTCCTTTGTTGACAAGAAAAACATTGTAATTTCAACATCATGTTCCTTGCTCTTTGTGCCATACTCTTTGAAGTTTGAAACACAGCTTGACAGCAATAAAAAGAAGTTTTTAGCGTTTGCTGAGGAAAAGTTAAAAGAGCTGTCTGAGCTAAAGCTTTTATTCTCTCAAGAAAACTTTACTGCAAACAGCATCTATGTTCAAAACGTTCAGCTTTTTGAAGAACTGGAGAAAAATAAGCTATCAGATGTCAGCACAGCTGTAAATAATCTTACAGACGATGACTTTGAAAGAAAACCGCGTTTTGAAGAGAGAATCAAGCTTCAAAAAGAGGTTTTGAACTTGCCACAGCTTCCAACAACAACAATTGGGTCATTCCCGCAAACCCAAGATGTAAGGTCCGCTCGAAGTAAACTCAAAAAAGGTGAGATAACATTTGAAGAATATGAAAGCTTTATAAAATCCAAAATTGAAAGGGTAATAAAGCTTCAAGAAGAAATTGGGCTGGATGTACTTGTCCATGGCGAATATGAAAGAAATGACATGGTAGAGTTTTTCGGTGAAAAGTTGGAAGGGTTTTTAATCACTCAAAATGGTTGGGTTCAGTCATATGGTACAAGATGTGTAAAACCTCCTATAATATTTTCTGACATTAAAAGAAAAAAATCACTCACTGTAGAATATATAAAATACGCACAGACCCTAACTTCAAAGCCTGTAAAAGGGATCCTGACAGGGCCAGTGACAATCCTCAACTGGTCGTTTGTTCGTGAAGACATTCCATTGAAAAATGTAGCTTTTCAATTAGCTCTTGCAATAAAAGAAGAGGTCTTAGAGCTTGAAAAAGAAGGGGTAAAGATTATTCAGATTGATGAGGCAGCACTGATTGAAAAACTTCCTTTGAGAAAATGTTATCACAAAGATTATTTAGATTGGGCAATAAAAGCATTCAAGCTCACATGCTCAAAAGTAAAACCCGAAACACAAATTCATACTCATATGTGCTACAGCAACTTTGATGAACTTTTAGATGAAATTGCTAAGATGGATGTTGACGTTATCACATTTGAAGCTGCAAAATCTGATTTTACCTTGCTTGACAGTATAAACAAAAGTAATTTAAAGTCAGAGGTAGGACCAGGGGTGTTTGATGTCCACTCTCCAAGGATTGTATCAAAAGAAGAAATAAAAAAGCTTATTTTAAAGATGATAGAAAAGGTTGGGAAAGACAGGTTGTGGGTAAATCCTGACTGCGGTCTTAAAACCAGAAAGGAAGAAGAAGTTTTGCCCACCTTGCAAAACATGGTTTTAGCAGTTTGGGAAATAAGAAATAATATATGA
- a CDS encoding ThuA domain-containing protein: MKRILALIGDFYHSHENLLKALMKATNAALDSCEIIDASIENFEQFLSRNPDAIVLSAENRINPQDKIVKCWMTEKIEKRIKEYVEGGGRLFVWHSGLASYPEEGEFCKLVRGYFKFHPDKHKPVRYHSSREAAFDGREFDFEIMDEHYFVFCDKDNTNVYLYSESEDGTSIAGWWHNFGKGKVLALTPAHREDGLLDNNFQELLRAVLTFLFK, translated from the coding sequence ATGAAAAGAATCCTGGCTTTAATTGGAGATTTTTACCACAGCCATGAAAACCTGCTCAAAGCTTTGATGAAAGCTACAAATGCTGCTTTAGATAGTTGCGAGATAATAGATGCATCCATTGAAAACTTTGAACAATTTCTTTCCCGGAACCCGGATGCGATTGTACTTTCTGCAGAAAACAGGATAAATCCACAGGATAAGATTGTAAAGTGCTGGATGACAGAGAAGATAGAAAAGAGAATAAAAGAGTATGTTGAAGGTGGAGGAAGGCTTTTTGTATGGCACTCAGGACTTGCCTCATACCCTGAAGAAGGAGAGTTTTGCAAACTTGTGAGAGGATATTTTAAGTTTCATCCAGATAAGCACAAACCTGTTAGATATCACTCTTCCCGTGAAGCTGCATTTGATGGCAGAGAGTTTGATTTTGAAATTATGGATGAACACTATTTTGTTTTTTGCGACAAAGACAATACCAACGTCTATCTTTACTCTGAATCAGAGGACGGCACTTCAATTGCAGGATGGTGGCACAATTTTGGCAAGGGCAAAGTACTTGCCCTTACACCTGCTCACAGAGAAGATGGGCTTTTAGATAATAACTTTCAAGAACTTCTCAGAGCAGTTCTGACATTTCTTTTCAAGTAG
- a CDS encoding VOC family protein, producing the protein MANEILGTDIVVQIGIVVKDIEKTAKDFAKFFGVEVPQIIETEEYEKTHTEYRGKATCARAKLAFFRNFKNIEIELIEPDENPSTWREFLETHGEGIHHIGVFVKNMEEKIENLKKEGIEVVQKGDYTGGRYAYMDSTDKLKFILELLENF; encoded by the coding sequence TTGGCTAACGAGATTTTGGGAACAGACATTGTTGTACAGATAGGAATAGTTGTTAAAGACATTGAAAAGACAGCAAAAGACTTTGCAAAATTTTTTGGAGTTGAGGTTCCCCAGATTATCGAAACTGAAGAATATGAGAAAACTCACACAGAGTATAGAGGAAAGGCTACATGTGCCCGTGCAAAGCTTGCGTTTTTCAGAAACTTCAAAAACATAGAGATTGAGCTGATTGAGCCTGATGAAAATCCTTCTACCTGGAGAGAATTTTTAGAAACTCACGGCGAGGGTATTCACCATATAGGTGTGTTTGTGAAGAACATGGAAGAGAAGATTGAAAATCTTAAAAAAGAGGGAATTGAGGTTGTTCAAAAAGGAGATTACACAGGAGGAAGATATGCTTACATGGATAGTACTGACAAGCTCAAATTCATATTAGAGCTTTTAGAAAACTTTTAA
- a CDS encoding AAA family ATPase yields MEIAEKAKKIIQNISKVIVGKEAQIELVITSLFAGGHVLLEDVPGTGKTMLSKALAKSIDCSFKRIQFTPDLLPSDLTGIYYFNMKMQEFEFRPGPIFTNVLLADEINRATPRTQSSLLECMEERQVTIDGITHKLEDPFFVIATQNPIEIQGTYPLPEAQLDRFLIKLSLGYTNKEETIQMLTRFREKNPLDEIEPVIAKDEVTKIQEKIKEVYVNEDILSYIYEICQSTREHEMVQLPASNRSFIALMRASQSLAAIRGYDFVLPDFVKYLASFVLSHRILLKNQYIIKNTKASDVINEILEKVPVPSENFAF; encoded by the coding sequence ATGGAGATAGCAGAGAAAGCAAAAAAGATTATTCAAAACATATCAAAGGTGATTGTTGGAAAAGAAGCTCAAATTGAGCTTGTAATAACATCTCTCTTTGCCGGAGGGCATGTTCTTTTAGAGGACGTGCCGGGCACAGGAAAAACAATGCTATCAAAGGCTCTTGCAAAATCTATAGATTGCAGTTTCAAAAGAATTCAGTTTACACCAGACCTTTTGCCGTCAGACCTGACAGGAATATATTATTTCAATATGAAAATGCAAGAGTTTGAGTTCAGACCAGGTCCAATTTTCACAAATGTACTGCTGGCTGATGAAATAAACAGGGCAACTCCAAGAACACAGTCAAGCCTTCTTGAATGCATGGAAGAAAGACAGGTGACAATTGACGGTATCACGCATAAGTTAGAAGACCCATTTTTTGTTATTGCTACTCAAAACCCTATTGAAATTCAAGGAACATATCCTCTACCTGAAGCACAGCTTGACAGGTTTTTGATAAAGCTCAGTTTAGGATATACAAATAAAGAAGAAACTATCCAGATGCTTACAAGATTCAGAGAAAAAAATCCTCTTGATGAGATAGAACCCGTGATAGCAAAGGATGAGGTAACAAAGATTCAAGAAAAAATAAAAGAAGTTTATGTAAATGAAGATATTCTATCTTATATATACGAAATTTGTCAAAGCACAAGAGAACATGAGATGGTTCAACTTCCTGCAAGTAACAGAAGTTTCATTGCTCTTATGCGTGCATCTCAAAGCCTTGCAGCCATCCGAGGCTACGATTTTGTTCTTCCTGATTTTGTGAAGTACTTAGCTTCTTTTGTTCTCAGCCACAGGATACTTCTCAAAAATCAATATATTATCAAAAATACAAAAGCGTCAGATGTAATTAACGAAATTCTTGAAAAGGTACCTGTACCAAGTGAGAATTTTGCTTTTTGA